In Leptolyngbya sp. NIES-2104, the genomic window AGTAAAACGAAGTCCACTGAAGGGGACTGAAAGACAAATCAAGTATCTTTAGTCCTGAAGGGATTTCGCACAGTTAGCCCCGAATTCTATTCCGGGGCAGGTGTTCGACGCAGTGAAAAGGCTTTAAAGCACACTCACTAAAAACGAGGGAATAAACTATGTTTTGGAACAATTCTTCTCAATCATCATCTGAAGCCTACCAAGCAGGGTATCGAGATGGATATTGTGGAAAACAGCCGTCTCCGGATAAGTTTCCAGGACAGGAAGAAGAATACTCTAAAGGACACCGTAAAGGGTGGTCTGAGGGATATCAAGGACAGTTCAGAACTACAAACTAGAATGATTTGAAGGGTAGAACAATCTGTCAAGGCAAACGGTATGTATGAATTTCGCCTTTTAGACCCTATGACTGCTCCTGACTATGAGCGGTTAACATCCCCGATGTTTCGTTCCCAACTGAGCGCGATCCACGGATCTTTTGCCATCGGCGTACAACACCAATCGCAGCCCTGTGGGTTAATCTTAGCGGAGTATTCACACCGCGATCGACGCTCAAGAATCTGTTCTCTCTATGTCGAACCCGCTCATCGCCGCCGAGGATTGGGAAAAGCACTCCTCGATCGCATGGAGCAAACTTTAATCGATGCAGGTTGTGTCGAAGTCGAGTTACACTATACAGTCAACCTGATGACACCTGTGCTAGACCGAATTCTAGAGCAACTCAACTGGTCTCCAGGTGCTCCTTTTGGCTTAATGTGTGTCATCCAGAGGCATCTTGTTCAGAATGCTCCTTGGTTAAACTACCCATTACCCACTTCCTTGACCCCCTTTCCTTGGTCAGAATTGACGCTCCAAGACCGAGAAACCATTCAACAGCAACGCAGTAGTCTCTTGAACTATCCGCCTGAACTCTGCCCATTTCGTGAAGAACACCTAATCGAGCCGCGTTTTAGTTTCGGGTTGCGTCATCAAGGACAGGTTGTTGGCTGGAACATTGTGCATCGAATTGCTGTAGATACAGTGCGCTATAGTGCCCTCTATGTGAGACCCGATCTCCAGCCAGCAGGTCGAGCTATTCCACTGCTAGCAACTGCCGTCCGTCAACAGATTCAGGATCGACAAATCACAAAGGGGATCTTTATCGTCCTGCTGGATAATGCTGCGATGGTCAAGTTTGTGAAGCACCGTCTCTCTCCCTACCTGACTGAAATTCAACAAACCTGGAAAGCCAGCAAGGATTCGGTATCAGAAGGTTGCTGCTTGAAGTGCGTCCGAACCATTCTGTGAGCCAATGCCTAGGTTGGATACTCGATCGCGTACTATTAGAATTTAGCAATTCAGAAGGAGAGTCCTGATGTCCCCTGAGTTAATTCAAAATCTGGTGACTGCTTACTTTGACAATCTTCAATCCATGAACTTAGCTGGATGGGTGGAACTATTTACCGAAGATGCGCTTATCTGTGATCCGGTTGGCAAACCGCCGAGCAAAGCGCGTGAGAATGCTCCAGCTTTCTTTGGACTGCTCTCAATGGCGTTTGAGAAGTTAGAGCTTTCTCAGGACAATGTTTTTATTGCTGGCAATGGAGCCGCTGTAAAGTGGACGATGCGAGTGTTGGGAAAGAGCGGGAAGCCGGGAATGGGTGAAGGAATTAGTGTGTTTGCAGTGCACGAGTCCGGCAAGATTCAGCAGGTGTCTTCCTACTGGGATGATGCTGCGCTGATGGCTCAGATTAAGGGCTAGAGGGCACTGAACAGAAAATAGGGCAAAAGCTTGTGTCATGCTGCCTGGATGTGTCGCAACGAGCGTCACTTGTCCGTTGCGATCGCGAATCCATCCCTGTGCTTCCACGATCGCAAGATAACTTATTTTGAAACAACGATCGCTGATTGCTTATCGATCAGCCTGGTTTAGCTTTCAATGATCGCTAGAGAAACCGGAATGTGTGATTGAAAGTTCTGAAAATCGTTGTCTGTTGTCAGGATACTGTAATTGCGACGATGAGCAACAGCACATATCAGAAAATCAGTATTTGACCCCTGAATGCCATTACCACGGCAGATGTTAAAGAACTCTGCAGCGAGTTCGTAATCTTCAGTGACCAGTTCTAAGTCTGGGAAAGCACGAAGGTAGTCTCGCAGCCTTGTAAATTGTTCTGAACTCCGAACTCCAGAAAGGATCTCTTGGCGAATTGCGCCCAATAGGCTCACTCGGTCATCTGCGATCAAATCTTGCAGTTGAGTCACAACAGGGGAAGTGTCAGCGAGTGTTCTCCGACGCAAAGC contains:
- a CDS encoding N-acetyltransferase, which produces MTAPDYERLTSPMFRSQLSAIHGSFAIGVQHQSQPCGLILAEYSHRDRRSRICSLYVEPAHRRRGLGKALLDRMEQTLIDAGCVEVELHYTVNLMTPVLDRILEQLNWSPGAPFGLMCVIQRHLVQNAPWLNYPLPTSLTPFPWSELTLQDRETIQQQRSSLLNYPPELCPFREEHLIEPRFSFGLRHQGQVVGWNIVHRIAVDTVRYSALYVRPDLQPAGRAIPLLATAVRQQIQDRQITKGIFIVLLDNAAMVKFVKHRLSPYLTEIQQTWKASKDSVSEGCCLKCVRTIL
- a CDS encoding nuclear transport factor 2 family protein; its protein translation is MSPELIQNLVTAYFDNLQSMNLAGWVELFTEDALICDPVGKPPSKARENAPAFFGLLSMAFEKLELSQDNVFIAGNGAAVKWTMRVLGKSGKPGMGEGISVFAVHESGKIQQVSSYWDDAALMAQIKG
- a CDS encoding PIN domain-containing protein, whose translation is MSLIVDTAVWSLALRRRTLADTSPVVTQLQDLIADDRVSLLGAIRQEILSGVRSSEQFTRLRDYLRAFPDLELVTEDYELAAEFFNICRGNGIQGSNTDFLICAVAHRRNYSILTTDNDFQNFQSHIPVSLAIIES